In the genome of Desulfuromonas sp. DDH964, one region contains:
- a CDS encoding DUF302 domain-containing protein: protein MSYVISKTVAGSFDQAIARVTEELGKEGFGILTEIDVQATLKKKLDVDFRQYRILGACNPPFAYRALQAEAHIGVMLPCNVIVQEYEDGRVEVAAVDPIATMQAIDNADLADIAIQVRGKLRQVIDSL, encoded by the coding sequence ATGAGCTACGTTATCAGCAAAACGGTTGCCGGATCTTTCGATCAGGCGATCGCCAGAGTCACGGAAGAGCTCGGTAAAGAAGGGTTCGGCATCCTGACCGAGATCGATGTGCAGGCGACCCTGAAGAAGAAACTTGACGTCGATTTCAGACAATACCGCATTCTCGGCGCCTGTAATCCGCCTTTTGCTTACCGGGCGCTGCAGGCCGAGGCCCACATCGGCGTCATGCTTCCCTGCAACGTCATCGTCCAGGAATATGAGGATGGCCGTGTCGAGGTCGCGGCGGTCGATCCCATCGCCACGATGCAGGCGATCGACAACGCCGATCTGGCCGATATCGCGATCCAGGTACGGGGTAAACTGCGGCAGGTCATCGACAGCTTATGA
- the lspA gene encoding signal peptidase II translates to MTIIRRILLMAPVILSCVGCDRITKAVAREYLAGSPELSFLGDLFRLQYAENPGAFLGMGSGLPESARFWVFIMAVGAVLLGVLVWTLSSRSLRPVGVGALSLVLGGGLSNLYDRVVNDGAVVDFLNLGLGGLRTGVFNVADVAITTGVTLLLIGELMRSRKEPEYGKS, encoded by the coding sequence ATGACGATAATAAGAAGAATCCTGCTGATGGCCCCGGTCATTCTCTCCTGCGTCGGTTGCGACCGGATCACAAAGGCGGTCGCCAGAGAGTACCTGGCCGGCTCTCCCGAACTGTCGTTTTTGGGGGACCTGTTTCGCCTGCAGTATGCGGAAAATCCCGGCGCCTTTCTGGGAATGGGTTCAGGTCTGCCGGAATCGGCGCGTTTCTGGGTCTTTATCATGGCGGTCGGGGCGGTATTGCTGGGCGTGCTGGTCTGGACCCTCTCCTCAAGGAGCTTGCGCCCTGTCGGTGTGGGGGCTCTGTCTCTGGTGCTGGGCGGAGGACTCAGCAACCTTTATGACCGGGTAGTTAACGACGGCGCCGTCGTCGACTTCCTGAACCTGGGTCTGGGAGGGCTGCGCACCGGAGTCTTCAATGTCGCTGACGTTGCCATCACCACCGGCGTCACCTTACTGCTGATTGGGGAACTCATGCGAAGCCGGAAGGAGCCGGAATATGGAAAAAGCTAA
- a CDS encoding sigma-54-dependent transcriptional regulator: protein MEKAKAVILVVDDDVAHRTMLKAHLGGEGYEIVEADDGDVAIHLAREREFDLVLLDLKMKRVGGMEALEAIQEVKPELPVIIITAFSSVENAVEAMKKGAFDYVTKPVDASELALTVERALSFERLQQENAALKERLGEKFDFGNIIGSSRPMRELFETLVLVAPSDATVLITGESGTGKELVANAVHQNSPRSDGPFVKVNCAALHENLLESELFGHEKGAFTGAAEQRKGRFELAHKGTLFLDEIGDMSLTTQAKILRVLQEGEFERLGGTKSIRVDVRLLAATHKDLQQMVAEGSFRQDLFFRLSVVPLELPPLRERPEDIPTLAGHFLEKYSAKNRKDIRGLHPEALDALLAYAWPGNIRELENTLERAVILCLGEQIGLRELPVSVREAAASTVRPFALRPGHTLKEMEKDLIRATLAQTDGNRTRAAEILGITRQTLQNKLREYRLG, encoded by the coding sequence ATGGAAAAAGCTAAAGCCGTTATTCTTGTGGTCGACGACGATGTCGCCCACCGCACCATGCTCAAGGCCCACCTAGGCGGCGAGGGGTACGAAATCGTCGAGGCCGACGACGGGGATGTAGCCATTCATCTGGCCCGGGAGCGCGAGTTCGATCTTGTCCTGCTCGACCTGAAGATGAAGCGGGTCGGAGGGATGGAAGCCCTTGAGGCGATCCAGGAAGTGAAACCGGAGCTGCCGGTCATCATCATCACCGCCTTCTCCTCAGTGGAAAATGCCGTGGAAGCGATGAAAAAAGGCGCCTTCGACTATGTCACCAAGCCGGTGGATGCTTCGGAGCTGGCCCTGACGGTTGAGCGGGCCCTGAGTTTCGAGCGCCTGCAGCAGGAAAATGCCGCCCTCAAGGAGCGGCTCGGCGAAAAGTTCGACTTCGGCAACATCATCGGCAGCAGCCGCCCGATGCGCGAACTCTTCGAGACCCTGGTCCTGGTCGCCCCGTCAGATGCCACCGTGCTGATCACCGGCGAGTCGGGGACCGGCAAGGAGCTGGTCGCAAATGCCGTCCACCAGAACAGCCCTCGTTCGGACGGCCCCTTCGTCAAGGTCAACTGCGCGGCGCTGCACGAAAACCTGCTGGAGAGCGAGCTGTTCGGCCACGAAAAGGGAGCTTTCACCGGCGCCGCCGAGCAACGCAAGGGGCGCTTCGAGCTGGCCCACAAGGGGACCTTGTTTCTCGACGAGATCGGCGACATGAGCCTCACCACCCAGGCCAAGATTCTGCGGGTGCTGCAGGAGGGAGAGTTCGAACGGCTCGGCGGCACCAAATCTATCAGGGTCGACGTGCGCCTGCTTGCGGCCACCCACAAGGACCTGCAACAGATGGTGGCAGAGGGCAGCTTCCGCCAAGACCTTTTCTTCCGGCTCAGTGTCGTTCCCCTGGAACTACCCCCCTTGCGCGAGCGCCCAGAAGACATCCCGACACTGGCCGGGCATTTTCTGGAAAAGTACAGTGCTAAAAACCGCAAGGACATCCGCGGCCTTCATCCCGAAGCCCTGGATGCCCTGCTCGCCTACGCCTGGCCCGGCAACATCCGCGAACTGGAAAACACCCTGGAGCGGGCGGTCATCCTCTGCCTCGGCGAGCAGATCGGCCTGCGCGAGCTTCCCGTTTCCGTCCGCGAGGCGGCTGCAAGCACAGTGCGCCCCTTCGCCCTGCGCCCCGGGCACACTCTCAAGGAGATGGAGAAGGACCTCATCCGGGCTACCCTCGCCCAGACCGACGGCAACCGCACCCGCGCCGCCGAGATTCTCGGCATCACCCGCCAGACCCTGCAGAACAAGCTCAGGGAATACAGGTTGGGGTGA
- a CDS encoding ABC transporter permease encodes MNHFKLTWKNIVRRKSRFFFTLSAIAVGIASLVTLLSLGTGLETEIRKQADVLGANLVVTPRGWCAYEQISVLTGETLPEAIPNEDVEKIAALEGLTAFPYLTQRTALRNQPVPLLGILPAEMKQFKGWQVGQGRYLLDDANVVIGSGIARQFELKSGDQLTVRGQEFSISGVLQEVGNSDDLAIYMELATVQQLYAVGDKVSFIAVKVDDITRIDQYILDIQEVANVAVSSDKQLLKSVLAIVGSVGSALQLIAAVAILTAFFGIVNTMMTAIYERRREIGILQAIGSKKRTIFSLFLYESAFYGLLGGIVGVVVGFVFSYFAAPYIGQNEFTAFLGSEQSVQLFSAGITLKALTFSILVSALAGVYPARQACKLSPVEAISYE; translated from the coding sequence TTGAACCATTTCAAGCTGACCTGGAAAAACATCGTCCGCCGCAAGAGCCGCTTTTTCTTTACCCTCTCCGCGATCGCCGTGGGTATCGCCTCTCTGGTGACGCTGCTGTCATTAGGCACGGGGCTGGAAACGGAGATCCGCAAGCAAGCGGATGTTCTGGGCGCGAATCTGGTGGTTACACCCCGGGGCTGGTGCGCCTACGAACAGATTTCCGTCCTCACCGGGGAGACCTTGCCCGAAGCCATTCCCAACGAGGATGTGGAAAAAATCGCCGCACTCGAAGGACTGACTGCTTTCCCCTACCTGACCCAACGCACCGCCCTCAGGAACCAGCCGGTCCCGCTGCTCGGGATTCTGCCGGCCGAGATGAAACAGTTCAAGGGCTGGCAGGTCGGTCAGGGACGCTACCTGCTGGATGATGCCAATGTGGTGATAGGTTCCGGTATTGCCCGACAATTCGAACTGAAATCCGGAGACCAGCTTACGGTCAGGGGTCAGGAGTTCTCGATCAGCGGGGTTTTGCAGGAAGTCGGCAACAGCGATGATCTGGCCATCTATATGGAGCTTGCCACCGTCCAGCAGCTTTATGCGGTAGGTGACAAGGTTTCCTTCATCGCGGTGAAGGTGGATGACATCACCCGGATCGACCAATACATTCTGGATATCCAGGAGGTCGCCAATGTTGCGGTCTCCTCCGACAAGCAGCTTCTCAAATCGGTACTGGCCATCGTCGGCAGCGTTGGCAGTGCGCTGCAGTTGATTGCGGCGGTCGCCATCCTGACCGCCTTTTTCGGCATCGTCAACACCATGATGACCGCCATTTACGAGCGCAGGCGGGAGATCGGCATTCTTCAGGCCATCGGCTCCAAGAAGAGGACCATCTTCTCCCTCTTCCTGTATGAATCGGCCTTCTATGGTCTGTTGGGCGGGATCGTCGGAGTCGTGGTCGGTTTTGTCTTCTCCTACTTCGCCGCCCCGTATATCGGTCAGAACGAATTTACCGCCTTTCTTGGCAGTGAGCAGAGCGTGCAGCTCTTCAGCGCCGGGATCACGCTAAAAGCCCTGACCTTCTCGATATTGGTTTCTGCCCTGGCCGGAGTCTACCCGGCGCGGCAGGCCTGCAAACTCAGCCCCGTGGAGGCCATCAGCTATGAATAA
- a CDS encoding double zinc ribbon domain-containing protein, protein MFCGSGWSNGWFFSGWIVPGLFLLALLGGAAWLLSRRTPASGLAPKACPRCGGSVQEVYFRCPHCGDTLKSNCPGCSRVVDQAWDYCPFCNAALKAEVKQPITTMTTDQQPHESERRVL, encoded by the coding sequence ATGTTTTGCGGATCTGGTTGGAGCAACGGCTGGTTTTTTAGCGGCTGGATCGTTCCGGGACTGTTCCTGCTGGCCCTGCTTGGCGGAGCTGCCTGGCTCCTAAGCCGGCGAACCCCAGCGAGCGGGCTCGCACCCAAGGCTTGTCCCAGATGCGGAGGTTCGGTGCAGGAGGTCTATTTTCGCTGTCCTCACTGCGGGGATACACTCAAGAGCAACTGTCCCGGTTGCAGCCGGGTGGTGGACCAGGCCTGGGACTACTGTCCCTTTTGCAACGCGGCCCTGAAGGCCGAAGTGAAACAACCGATAACCACAATGACAACGGATCAACAACCCCATGAATCGGAAAGGAGAGTGCTATGA
- a CDS encoding ABC transporter ATP-binding protein — MNNAIIRTEKLSKIYDTGFRTIALQDVDLQIPKGSLSCIMGPSGHGKSTLLHLIGGLDRPTSGKVFLDDMELTSVDGNRLAEIRSRKMGFVFQFFNLLPVLTALENVQVAMMLAGISKKEQEERATELLNLVGLEDKLQSKPNQLSGGQRQRVAIARALANDPEILLMDEPSGNLDSRSEGELLENIRKINEQGKTVVIVTHSETVAAMAQETFCIRDGELAVDGGNSYTPTNAEDRNMSVFGKWGIVGLLAVLLGAGLTLGMGSRPGTPGQAGALDVNSVASDPSAYKGAIKVRGVVADTSPADSTFVLIDIREYKACGVVTCASKFVPVRYAGPPPKVKEELVVTGEMVPSPKGYVLEGKELQRLGK; from the coding sequence ATGAATAACGCCATCATCCGTACCGAAAAGCTCTCCAAGATCTACGACACCGGATTTCGGACGATCGCCCTGCAGGACGTCGATCTGCAGATACCCAAAGGGAGCCTCTCCTGCATCATGGGACCATCAGGCCACGGCAAGAGCACCTTGCTGCATCTGATCGGCGGCCTAGACCGGCCGACCTCGGGAAAAGTTTTTCTCGATGATATGGAGCTGACCTCCGTCGATGGCAATCGCCTGGCGGAAATTCGCTCCAGGAAGATGGGCTTCGTGTTCCAATTCTTCAACCTGCTGCCCGTGCTGACCGCGTTGGAAAACGTCCAGGTCGCCATGATGTTGGCAGGAATATCGAAAAAGGAACAGGAAGAGCGGGCCACCGAGCTGCTCAACCTGGTGGGCCTTGAAGATAAACTGCAGTCTAAGCCGAACCAGCTCTCCGGCGGTCAGCGGCAGCGGGTGGCCATCGCCCGGGCACTAGCCAACGACCCTGAGATCCTGCTGATGGATGAACCGAGCGGCAACCTCGACAGCCGCTCGGAAGGGGAACTGCTAGAGAACATCCGCAAGATCAATGAACAGGGGAAAACCGTCGTCATCGTCACCCATTCGGAGACCGTCGCCGCCATGGCGCAGGAGACCTTTTGCATCCGTGACGGGGAGCTGGCGGTCGACGGAGGAAATTCATACACACCAACGAACGCGGAGGATAGAAACATGAGCGTATTTGGGAAGTGGGGCATAGTCGGATTGCTTGCGGTGTTGCTGGGCGCGGGCCTGACCCTGGGCATGGGGAGTCGGCCCGGGACCCCGGGCCAGGCAGGGGCACTGGATGTCAACAGCGTGGCTTCCGACCCCTCCGCCTATAAAGGCGCCATCAAGGTGAGAGGCGTCGTTGCCGACACCTCGCCTGCCGATTCCACCTTCGTCCTGATTGACATCCGGGAGTACAAGGCCTGCGGGGTCGTGACCTGCGCTTCCAAGTTCGTGCCGGTGCGCTATGCGGGACCCCCGCCAAAGGTGAAAGAGGAGCTGGTGGTCACGGGGGAGATGGTTCCCTCACCAAAGGGTTATGTCCTGGAAGGGAAAGAACTCCAAAGATTGGGGAAATAA
- a CDS encoding two-component system sensor histidine kinase NtrB — protein MKKVFIGKKMIPASHQPKRLSLPALGLILAAIILAMILGAVTWRNLDREERLMENFLREEGLTLIRAFEAGARTSMMMNWEGNSLATLVRETARSDSVAYVIVADASGRLLTAAGERRSSDDILPVAQVLAQEQPRTRRTKDGAGRSVFEVAREFNPVLPEGAGREGMMGRWQRWCGMGCAPGEEVGRRVVFVGLYTSEFEAARDEDVRQSLLMGGLLLLLGSTGFYFLFLSQQSRVAKTTLANMELYTRNVIDSMPAGLITLDNQGRIVSLNDKARGIFGQQGEAAEGRPLEALTGAERCEIAPLIREGREFVERPMECRRPNGESIPVKVSASRLTDRDGEPLGTVLVVRDLREIKAMEEALERSRRHATLGRMAAGIAHEIRNPLGTLRGFAQYFAKLGAKDPHAGEYAELMVGEVDRLNRTISALLQFARPREPEPAEIDLGDLLRRTARLLQDDLAARNLTFQLDPPAERVNFTADSDLLTQVLINLLQNARAATEAGGEIRLGAREQDAEIRFWVEDTGKGMAPEERSRMFDPFFTTRKTGTGLGLAMVQQIVEQHGGRIEVESAPEKGTRVEVILPREPAQRKEIGSPA, from the coding sequence TTGAAAAAGGTTTTCATCGGCAAGAAAATGATTCCAGCATCGCACCAACCCAAACGACTCTCCCTGCCGGCCCTGGGGCTCATTCTTGCCGCCATCATCCTGGCCATGATCCTCGGCGCGGTCACCTGGCGCAATCTGGATCGCGAAGAGCGCCTGATGGAGAACTTCCTGCGGGAGGAAGGTCTGACCCTCATTCGCGCCTTCGAGGCGGGGGCCCGCACCTCCATGATGATGAACTGGGAAGGCAACTCCCTGGCGACCCTGGTGCGGGAGACGGCCCGATCCGATTCGGTCGCCTATGTCATCGTTGCCGACGCCTCCGGTCGACTGCTGACGGCGGCAGGCGAGAGGCGTAGCAGCGACGATATCCTGCCGGTTGCACAAGTTCTGGCGCAGGAGCAGCCCCGCACCCGCCGGACGAAGGATGGCGCCGGCCGGTCCGTGTTCGAAGTCGCCAGGGAGTTCAACCCGGTTTTGCCGGAAGGCGCCGGCCGTGAAGGGATGATGGGGCGCTGGCAGAGGTGGTGCGGAATGGGCTGCGCACCGGGCGAGGAGGTTGGCCGCCGGGTGGTTTTCGTGGGACTTTACACCAGCGAGTTCGAAGCGGCCCGCGACGAAGATGTCCGCCAGAGCCTGCTCATGGGCGGGCTTCTGCTGCTTCTGGGGTCGACCGGGTTTTATTTCCTCTTCCTTTCACAGCAGAGCCGGGTGGCCAAAACCACCCTGGCCAACATGGAGCTTTACACCCGCAACGTCATCGACAGCATGCCCGCCGGGCTGATCACCCTGGACAACCAAGGCCGCATCGTCTCTCTCAACGACAAGGCCCGGGGGATCTTCGGCCAACAGGGAGAGGCCGCCGAGGGCAGACCCCTGGAAGCCCTGACCGGAGCCGAGCGCTGCGAGATTGCGCCGCTGATTCGCGAAGGCCGCGAATTTGTTGAGCGGCCGATGGAATGCCGTCGGCCGAACGGCGAGAGCATCCCGGTCAAGGTGAGCGCCTCGCGCCTGACAGACCGGGACGGAGAGCCGCTGGGGACCGTGCTGGTTGTCCGGGACCTGCGTGAGATCAAGGCCATGGAAGAGGCGCTGGAGCGCTCCCGGCGGCACGCCACTCTCGGGCGCATGGCGGCCGGCATCGCCCACGAAATCCGCAACCCCTTGGGAACCCTGCGCGGCTTTGCCCAGTATTTTGCCAAACTCGGAGCAAAGGACCCGCACGCCGGGGAGTACGCCGAACTGATGGTCGGCGAGGTCGACCGGCTCAATCGCACCATCTCCGCCCTGCTGCAGTTCGCCCGGCCGCGGGAGCCGGAACCGGCGGAGATCGACCTGGGCGATCTGCTGCGCCGCACCGCACGGCTGCTGCAGGACGATCTGGCGGCCCGGAACCTGACCTTTCAGCTCGACCCGCCCGCCGAGAGGGTCAACTTCACAGCCGATTCCGACCTGCTGACCCAGGTGCTGATCAACCTGCTGCAGAACGCCCGGGCCGCCACCGAAGCCGGAGGGGAAATCCGTCTCGGGGCACGAGAGCAGGATGCGGAGATCCGCTTCTGGGTGGAGGACACCGGCAAAGGGATGGCCCCGGAAGAACGGTCGCGGATGTTCGACCCCTTCTTCACTACCCGCAAGACCGGCACCGGACTGGGGCTGGCGATGGTCCAGCAGATCGTGGAGCAGCACGGCGGCCGCATCGAGGTGGAAAGCGCGCCGGAAAAGGGCACCCGGGTCGAGGTCATTCTTCCCCGGGAGCCGGCACAACGCAAAGAGATTGGAAGTCCAGCGTGA
- a CDS encoding ArsR/SmtB family transcription factor yields MKTQAKANAGEETCKVVCFNEELISEINDSMIAAEELRDLAEFYKLLGSPVRLKIIFALGKGELCVCDLAHILGLSMPATSQQLKLLRQQGILNHRNDGRMAYYSLAKPRLFEVIQGDVAFVAK; encoded by the coding sequence ATGAAAACACAAGCTAAAGCCAACGCCGGCGAAGAGACCTGCAAGGTCGTCTGTTTTAACGAAGAGCTGATCAGTGAGATAAATGATTCGATGATCGCCGCGGAGGAGCTGCGGGATCTGGCCGAGTTTTACAAGCTTCTCGGCAGTCCCGTCCGGCTGAAAATCATCTTCGCCCTGGGCAAGGGAGAGCTGTGCGTCTGCGATCTGGCCCACATCCTCGGCCTTTCCATGCCGGCGACCAGCCAACAGTTGAAACTGCTGCGCCAGCAGGGGATCCTCAACCATCGCAACGACGGGCGCATGGCCTATTATTCCCTGGCCAAACCCCGGTTATTTGAAGTGATCCAGGGGGATGTGGCGTTTGTTGCGAAATAG
- a CDS encoding winged helix-turn-helix domain-containing protein, whose translation MSKDICQIIYVDDERVARARARMHDEQTIADLAETFKVLSEPTRVRILHALSEEELCVCDISAVVQMSSSAVSHQLRILRTARLVRSRKDGKMVYYSLDDEHVRNLFEEGIRHLKEK comes from the coding sequence ATGTCAAAAGATATCTGTCAGATAATTTACGTGGATGACGAACGGGTTGCACGGGCCCGGGCCAGGATGCACGACGAGCAGACCATTGCAGATCTGGCCGAAACCTTCAAGGTCCTCAGCGAGCCGACGCGGGTGCGCATTCTCCATGCCCTCTCCGAGGAGGAGCTGTGCGTCTGCGACATTTCCGCAGTCGTCCAAATGTCTTCATCGGCTGTCTCCCACCAGCTGCGTATCCTGCGCACTGCCCGTTTGGTCAGGTCGAGAAAAGACGGCAAGATGGTTTATTACTCCCTCGACGACGAGCATGTCCGCAACCTCTTTGAGGAAGGCATCCGCCACTTAAAAGAGAAGTAA
- a CDS encoding DsrE family protein produces MKVTYNAERGVAAMKNTRFSNLFSLMLAGLFLVVSAGPGFAVDDREALQGMTAAKVVFDVKKDDPQKLLRALTAIRNASENLTRQGVRPDIVVTFRGASVVCLADMKEVPEVNEYKEEIMDKISWNIIELKKAGVQMEICSLALSLVGMEDTELLPGIKKVGNSLVSLIAYQNKGYAMVAI; encoded by the coding sequence ATGAAGGTGACCTATAACGCTGAAAGAGGAGTTGCAGCCATGAAAAACACACGCTTTAGCAACCTTTTTAGTTTGATGCTGGCCGGTTTGTTCCTGGTGGTTTCTGCCGGACCGGGCTTTGCCGTCGATGACCGGGAGGCGCTTCAGGGAATGACCGCCGCCAAGGTGGTGTTCGATGTCAAAAAGGATGATCCGCAAAAGCTGTTGCGGGCCTTGACCGCGATCAGAAATGCCAGCGAGAATCTGACCCGACAGGGTGTGCGGCCCGATATCGTCGTGACCTTCCGGGGAGCCTCGGTGGTCTGTCTGGCCGACATGAAAGAGGTCCCTGAGGTGAATGAGTACAAGGAAGAGATCATGGATAAGATTTCCTGGAACATCATCGAGTTGAAAAAAGCCGGCGTTCAGATGGAAATCTGCTCCCTGGCCCTTAGCCTGGTCGGCATGGAAGACACCGAGCTGCTGCCCGGGATCAAGAAAGTCGGCAACAGCCTGGTTTCCCTCATCGCCTACCAGAACAAAGGGTATGCCATGGTGGCCATTTGA
- a CDS encoding SHOCT domain-containing protein, with the protein MMRFWSESWLCGPGSYFHGPWGMFVNLAFWIVMIFLAVWLFQAVFSKKRTAPPSSSSPLEVLKHRYAAGEIDREEFERMKRELQG; encoded by the coding sequence ATGATGAGATTTTGGAGCGAGAGCTGGCTGTGCGGTCCCGGCAGCTATTTTCACGGACCCTGGGGCATGTTTGTCAACCTTGCCTTCTGGATAGTGATGATTTTTTTGGCCGTCTGGTTGTTTCAGGCAGTGTTCAGCAAGAAAAGAACCGCACCACCATCCTCCTCTTCGCCGCTGGAGGTTTTGAAGCATCGCTACGCTGCAGGCGAGATCGATCGCGAGGAGTTCGAACGAATGAAACGGGAGCTGCAGGGATGA
- a CDS encoding periplasmic heavy metal sensor codes for MKNNRKLIAATAILAMVALTTPAFAWMDGWSGYGMGSATGRQALTAEQQKKVDEIQSTYQPQLQELQQKLNAKQAELIAARSDDATTVGRLNAIEGELYNLERAYWTKLDQANLEVSRITGGGYGSWFACDYQGCDHGYGRHGMRRDGYMMRSRSMPGGNYGSCCW; via the coding sequence ATGAAGAACAATCGTAAATTGATTGCAGCAACGGCAATACTGGCCATGGTGGCCTTGACGACCCCGGCCTTTGCCTGGATGGACGGCTGGTCAGGCTACGGAATGGGATCGGCGACCGGCAGGCAGGCCCTGACCGCCGAGCAGCAGAAAAAGGTCGATGAAATCCAAAGCACGTATCAGCCGCAACTGCAGGAGTTGCAGCAGAAACTCAACGCCAAGCAGGCCGAGTTGATCGCGGCCCGCAGCGACGACGCAACGACAGTGGGCCGGCTCAACGCCATCGAGGGCGAGCTCTACAATCTGGAACGTGCCTACTGGACCAAGCTGGACCAGGCTAATTTGGAGGTAAGCCGGATCACCGGCGGCGGATACGGTTCTTGGTTTGCCTGCGACTACCAGGGTTGTGATCACGGTTACGGGAGACACGGCATGAGGCGGGACGGTTACATGATGAGAAGCCGTAGCATGCCCGGCGGAAATTATGGCTCTTGTTGCTGGTAA